A single region of the Lotus japonicus ecotype B-129 chromosome 4, LjGifu_v1.2 genome encodes:
- the LOC130710481 gene encoding uncharacterized protein LOC130710481 isoform X1 gives MQGRRGGRDPFSDFGDPFGGFGGFGSFGPPRSLISNFFGGRDPFEDPFFTRALGGMFESSPFGGPAGFPFPPNMQPSGFLAHQPPEPSRGRGPIIEELNSDDENEEAKEVKKDNPRKHSRSENEPFVEHPDGGLEGKKSRHLQGRHDYNRFNMELQPQPQPQPQTHSFSFQSSTVSYGGANGAYYTSLRTRRSGSDGVTFEESKEADSSTRQASHRISRGLHGKVFIYHSLCFGSNCVFNWFDFRGHSLARKLNSDGKVDTMQTLHNLNEDELVGFEEEWKGKGQKYLPGWVGSIGADHSGQAQQARQGGWMLPSPEHSHPGGSTEARGKVGSSPSQERIRTDSRDKGLYHPREQRRN, from the exons ATGCAAGGACGCAGAGGTGGCAGGGATCCTTTCTCCGACTTTGGTGACCCTTTTGGTGGTTTTGGAGGCTTTGGTTCCTTTGGACCTCCCAGGAGTTTAATCTCAAACTTCTTTGGGGGAAGGGATCCATTTGAGGACCCTTTCTTCACCCGTGCTTTAGGGGGGATGTTCGAGTCTAGTCCCTTTGGTGGTCCTGCTGGATTTCCTTTTCCCCCGAATATGCAGCCATCTGGGTTTCTTGCGCATCAACCTCCAGAGCCTAGTAGGGGAAGGGGCCCGATCATTGAGGAATTGAactctgatgatgaaaatgaggaagCAAAGGAAGTGAAGAAAGACAATCCAAGAAAACATAGTAGATCAGAAAATGAACCCTTTGTTGAACATCCAGATGGTGGACTTGAAG GGAAGAAGAGCAGACATTTGCAGGGTAGACATGATTACAACAGGTTCAATATGGAGCTGCAGCCgcagcctcagcctcagcctcaaacTCACAGCTTCTCCTTTCAGAGCTCAACAGTCAGCTATGGTGGTGCAAATGGAGCATATTATACTTCATTGAGGACAAGGAGGAGCGGGAGTGATGGA GTGACCTTTGAAGAGAGCAAGGAGGCTGATAGCTCGACAAGGCAAGCTTCTCACAGAATTTCTAGAGGCCTGCACGGAAAGGTTTTCATATACCATTCCCTTTGCTTTGGTAGCAATTGTGTATTTAATTGGTTTGATTTCAGG GGACATTCCCTCGCAAGAAAACTCAACTCAGATGGTAAGGTGGATACTATGCAGACTTTGCACAATCTAAACGAAG ATGAACTTGTTGGAtttgaagaagaatggaaaggaAAGGGTCAAAAGTACTTGCCTGGATGGGTTGGTAGTATTG GAGCTGATCATAGTGGACAAGCTCAGCAGGCCCGGCAGGGAGGTTGGATGCTCCCTTCTCCGGAGCACTCTCATCCTGGTGGGTCGACTGAAGCTAGGGGAAAAGTCGGTTCTTCCCCCTCACAGGAGAGGATAAGGACAGATTCAAGAGATAAGGGTTTGTATCATCCAAGAGAGCAGAGGCGAAATTAA
- the LOC130710481 gene encoding uncharacterized protein LOC130710481 isoform X2 produces the protein MQGRRGGRDPFSDFGDPFGGFGGFGSFGPPRSLISNFFGGRDPFEDPFFTRALGGMFESSPFGGPAGFPFPPNMQPSGFLAHQPPEPSRGRGPIIEELNSDDENEEAKEVKKDNPRKHSRSENEPFVEHPDGGLEGKKSRHLQGRHDYNRFNMELQPQPQPQPQTHSFSFQSSTVSYGGANGAYYTSLRTRRSGSDGVTFEESKEADSSTRQASHRISRGLHGKGHSLARKLNSDGKVDTMQTLHNLNEDELVGFEEEWKGKGQKYLPGWVGSIGADHSGQAQQARQGGWMLPSPEHSHPGGSTEARGKVGSSPSQERIRTDSRDKGLYHPREQRRN, from the exons ATGCAAGGACGCAGAGGTGGCAGGGATCCTTTCTCCGACTTTGGTGACCCTTTTGGTGGTTTTGGAGGCTTTGGTTCCTTTGGACCTCCCAGGAGTTTAATCTCAAACTTCTTTGGGGGAAGGGATCCATTTGAGGACCCTTTCTTCACCCGTGCTTTAGGGGGGATGTTCGAGTCTAGTCCCTTTGGTGGTCCTGCTGGATTTCCTTTTCCCCCGAATATGCAGCCATCTGGGTTTCTTGCGCATCAACCTCCAGAGCCTAGTAGGGGAAGGGGCCCGATCATTGAGGAATTGAactctgatgatgaaaatgaggaagCAAAGGAAGTGAAGAAAGACAATCCAAGAAAACATAGTAGATCAGAAAATGAACCCTTTGTTGAACATCCAGATGGTGGACTTGAAG GGAAGAAGAGCAGACATTTGCAGGGTAGACATGATTACAACAGGTTCAATATGGAGCTGCAGCCgcagcctcagcctcagcctcaaacTCACAGCTTCTCCTTTCAGAGCTCAACAGTCAGCTATGGTGGTGCAAATGGAGCATATTATACTTCATTGAGGACAAGGAGGAGCGGGAGTGATGGA GTGACCTTTGAAGAGAGCAAGGAGGCTGATAGCTCGACAAGGCAAGCTTCTCACAGAATTTCTAGAGGCCTGCACGGAAAG GGACATTCCCTCGCAAGAAAACTCAACTCAGATGGTAAGGTGGATACTATGCAGACTTTGCACAATCTAAACGAAG ATGAACTTGTTGGAtttgaagaagaatggaaaggaAAGGGTCAAAAGTACTTGCCTGGATGGGTTGGTAGTATTG GAGCTGATCATAGTGGACAAGCTCAGCAGGCCCGGCAGGGAGGTTGGATGCTCCCTTCTCCGGAGCACTCTCATCCTGGTGGGTCGACTGAAGCTAGGGGAAAAGTCGGTTCTTCCCCCTCACAGGAGAGGATAAGGACAGATTCAAGAGATAAGGGTTTGTATCATCCAAGAGAGCAGAGGCGAAATTAA
- the LOC130710482 gene encoding uncharacterized protein LOC130710482 translates to MNAMASATSRMVLNEMLHLSFTLPFSSLRVGSVLSRALPFSPYRNTSLLQSRHSRFPAIRCASSNSDSGNKVSSRLSQVQHLLHEAEQRALSADTGPTPKISFLHHVTVSFARSGGPGGQNVNKVNTKVDMRFNVKNAYWLSERIREKIIQTEKNRINKDGELVISSTKTRTQKRNIDDALAKLQEIIDAASYVPPPPSEEQKKKIAKMAAIGEQKRLKSKKVLSDKKAFRRSKSSWD, encoded by the exons ATGAATGCTATGGCTTCAGCCACCAGTAGAATGGTGCTGAATGAAATGTTGCACCTCTCTTTCACACTTCCATTTTCTTCGCTTCGTGTCGGTTCTGTGCTTTCTCGTGCTCTCCCCTTCTCTCCATACCGGAATACATCACTTCTTCAATCACGCCACTCTCGCTTCCCTGCAATTCGATGCGCTTCTTCAAATTCGGATTCTGGCAACAAAGTATCCTCTCGATTATCACAGGTTCAGCATCTCCTCCATGAAGCTGAACAACGAGCTCTCTCTGCTGATACTGGGCCTACTCCTAAAATCTCATTTCTTC ATCATGTTACTGTGAGCTTTGCCAGAAGCGGAGGACCTGGGGGTCAGAATGTGAATAAAg TGAATACCAAGGTGGACATGCGCTTCAATGTTAAAAATGCATATTGGCTAAGTGAGAGGATCAGGGAGAAGATTATTCAAACG GAGAAAAACCGTATCAACAAGGATGGGGAGCTTGTGATTTCTTCAACCAAAACTAGAACACAGAA GCGTAATATCGATGATGCTTTGGCAAAGCTTCAG GAAATCATTGATGCCGCATCTTATGTCCCACCTCCTCCATCAGAAgaacaaaagaagaaaattgcCAAGAT GGCTGCCATAGGAGAGCAGAAACGCCTTAAAAGCAAGAAGGTGCTTTCAGATAAGAAAGCGTTTAGAAGAAGTAAAAGTAGTTGGGACTAA
- the LOC130713009 gene encoding uncharacterized protein LOC130713009: protein MTIQSIGAFSRRAASEAGHDVHRFNQDEGEREAEAVAEFEPFSAAVREVAIPDNMKNIVLETYSEMADPKEHLLYFNTKMVINAASDAVKCRMFPVTFKGTTMAWFTTLPRGSITNFCDFSSKFLVQFSASKTKKVTIEDLYNERQSEGETLKQYVKWFSAASVKIEESEPNACARTFKNGLQPGKLNSKLSRKPAKLMAEVRARANTYILDEEDDAFKRRRAKVEKDGEQRDVSLEDKPSKEKAEGSRRQDRKVRTGEKAPRESLYPRKENFERRRPWHQADPRRREEAGKSLNAYLTELLREIKATHAVEEGERRVDPPRATTDKTKWCEYHRSAGHDMGDCFTLKNEIERLI, encoded by the exons ATGACGATCCAGAGCATCGGCGCGTTTAGCCGACGCGCCGCGTCCGAGGCAGGCCACGACGTGCACAGGTTCAAC CAAGATGAGGGAGAGCGCGAGGCAGAGGCTGTGGCGGAGTTCGAACCGTTTTCAGCGGCGGTGAGAGAAGTTGCCATTCCAGACAATATGAAGAATATAGTGCTGGAAACCTACAGTGAAATGGCTGATCCCAAGGAGCACTTGCTGTAtttcaatacgaagatggtgatcaaCGCTGCTTCTGATGCGGTCAAGTGTAGGATGTTTCCAGTCACATTCAAAGGCACaacgatggcgtggttcacgacTCTACCACGAGGATCCATCACGAACTTTTGTGACTTCTCATCCAAATTCCTTGTCCAGTTCTCGGCGAGCAAGACTAAGAAGGTGACGATTGAAGATCTGTACAATGAGCGTCAATCTGAGGGTGAGACTTTGAAGCAGTATGTGAAGTGGTTCAGCGCTGCGTCGGTAAAGATAGAGGAATCTGAGCCAAATGCCTGTGCCCGCACCTTTAAAAATGGATTGCAGCCAGGAAAGCTAAATAGTAAATTGAGCCGAAAGCCAGCCAAGTTAATGGCGGAGGTGCGAGCCCGGGCGAACACGTACATACTTGACGAGGAGGATGACGCTTTTAAGCGGAGACGCGCGAAGGTGGAGAAGGATGGCGAACAGAGGGACGTGTCACTAGAAGACAAGCCGAGCAAGGAGAAAGCAGAGGGAAGCAGAAGACAGGACAGGAAGGTTCGAACTGGGGAAAAGGCACCGAGAGAATCTTTGTATCCCAGAAAGGAAAACTTTGAGCGGCGACGACCCTGGCATCAGGCTGACCCTCGTCGCCGAGAGGAAGCAGGGAAAAGCTTGAACGCTTACCTAACAGAGCTGCTACGAGAAATTAAGGCGACGCACGCAGTTGAGGAGGGCGAGAGAAGGGTTGACCCGCCGCGGGCAACGACAGACAAGaccaagtggtgtgagtaccaccgtTCAGCAGGACATGACATGGGGGACTGCTTTACGCTGAAGAATGAAATCGAGAGGCTCATCTGA